Below is a genomic region from Bacteroidota bacterium.
AAACCTGCAGCTGGACGAACAGGGACATTTGTTTCATCAGAAAAATGCTCATTCAGGGCGCTAACTTTTACTTTTATTTCTGCATTTCCAATTGCCTTATCAGCTATTAATTGGAAAGCCAGCAGCCCCTCGCTATTTGCATTCAATTGTATGCTTTGAGTTATATCTCCATCAATTTTTACAGGCCCATTAACACTAATAGTTACTTTCGCTTTTGTTGATTTTGTTGTTGTATTCGTTAATGTAATGGGGAAGACAAGCTTATCACCCGGACTCAATATGCGCGGTAAAGCTGAACTTATTACAATTGGATCGGCAACTTTCATTTCTTTTTCAGCCGATCCAAACTGATTGTCCTTATAAGCAACTGCCATTATTCGAACAGCACCCGAGAACTTAGGAAGCCAGGCTTCGAATGTGCATTCTCCTTTTGAGTTTGCTTTTAGCTGTCCACTCCATAGCGATAGTAACTTTACTCGTTTATTGGTTAATGGATTTACCCGTTTTGATAAATCCAGACTTACATCTCCCGCTGAGCTTGAACTTTGACCAACTTCAGGATATAAGTATTTGTATAAGTCGTAAGAATTGACTTCCAAAGCCCTTCGTTGATAGAAAAACTCATATGGATTAGGTGAGTGGTAATTGGTCATTTGCAAAATACCTTCATCCACAATGGCGATGGTTACTTCTGCACCAGGCTTGGTTTTGACGGTAATCTTTTGCTTGGCTTTAGATCTTGATTTCTCAACAGCTGTAATAGCTACATCAAGTAAATTTGACTTATCCTCTACTACTAAATTGGTTACTCCATGAGCAATGGTCAAGAAAATATCTCTGTCGTCAATTCGTTTTAAAGCTGTAGCTGTAATATAAACATTGGGAATATGTTCGTTGGTAAGCGGCAGTGTTAATTTAGCAGCCTTGTTTTTAGTATCCAGGTGATAATAATCCATGATTCCAGCTCTTTCAACTGTTACTATCAATTTGCCTTCAAAAGGAGATTTGAATAATAGTTCTGCTTTTTCCCCTTTCAAATAGGATTCCTTATCTTTTTCTATAGATATTTCGCCTTCTTTACTTACTTCAAAAGAGGTATACTCAGTATCTGCCCAGCCGTAGGCGAAAAACTTGCGATAAACATATCCTTGTCCATTGCTTGACATAACCCGGATTTCATATTCTCCAGAATTGGCTGGTGAAAAATTCAGGTAAGAACTTTTTCCCTTAATTTGGATCTTTTTACTGAGAACAACTTGTTCGCGTTTTTGGGAATTGTAATACAACCTTCTACCACTCTTTTCCATTACTGTTTCCCAATAATAGCGCTTGATCACCACTTCTGCTTCTGAACTTTTCAGCATTTGCCCTTCTTTGTTCAAAGCAATCAGGTTAATTTTAATCGGCTTTCGTGTGCTAACCCAATAATCAAAATTCTGAATACCATAAAAAGTGTTTTGAGTAAACAAGTCAAAAGAAGATATTCGATTAACAGGTCTACCTGTTTCATCAAAAACAGTTGTATACACTTTTCCACTAATCACACCTATACCGGTTGAAGTTGGTAAATCAAAGTCAACCACTGCTTCACCATTTGCATCAGTTACGGTCTCATTCACTGTTTGATCGAAATAAATGGTGTTATCAGTTTTAACATTAAATGTATAGTCTTCATATCCTTTGGGATAAAAATATTTTTTTGACAGATTAAGTTCAACCTCTACATTTCTATTTGCTGCTGGTGGTCCAAAAAGATTGGTTGCCTTTACAGCTACCTGAAAATTATCGCTTGGTTTGTATTCCTTCTTATCCAGTTTTGCTTCAACACGAATTCGATCAGGCATAAACTCTTCCACACTAAAACGATAGGTATTTAATAGCACATCATTTCCTCCATAAACTTCCAGCGAATACATACCTGTCATACTTGCCTGAGGCAATGAAAAAGCAATTTCACTCGCTCCTTGTAGGTTTACTTCTTTTTTAAAACTCAAATATTGCCTGCCATTTGGCAATATTACCTTCACTTTTAAAGGAATCGATTTTTCAATCTGCCATTGCATATTTCGAACAACCGTATTGATAAAAACAGAATCTCCCGGACGGTAAAGATTGCGATCTCCATATACAAAAACATCATAATCCAAATTAGCTGTAATTTTCCCGCCTACATCATATCTCGACATTTCAAGTCGACATTGATTCATGGAAAGGAAATTAAAATCATTTCCTTGCTGTGCGGTAATCATGGCAATGGAATAACCATCAATTTTTGATT
It encodes:
- a CDS encoding alpha-2-macroglobulin family protein, which encodes MKSYLPLLLLSFGLFLSSCGGKGKISIKNTNFVDEISLNQNLYFEFNQDIVEDSIINIWDSTAYLTFKPEVVGRFMWESPNSLMFAPNNPFKASTDYEVVINKAIKKVSKEAKKISKEAIKFHTPYLGLSSSDSYWALSDDGKRDILLRIGLNFNYDIEPAQLQELLELEIKGEVVDFLILTKEASVKVDIAVKASSFEKNSANSVNLTIKKGLKLKDHDYTTDKSITQTVSIPPKDKLQVLSMNSFFEDGKGSLNVLFSQPIISTDLKQFIKIKPSISYEVEMLPNGFTIKGDFLEGESYIVTISAAIEGVFDKEMGKDYSETINFGSPEPHIEFADQGNIYLSPKGNKNIAVRIISVPKVKLTVYKIFENNILHYLREGKGWDDYYENERWYEYYGYEPNSNYGQEIFSKEINTKSLQRSGNVSLLNIKLDEFDYNNSLKGLYLVKIESADKRWLKDMQMVSVSDIGLMVKEGLDEIFVFANSLKDAKPISGMEVRFISTNNQNVYTATTDNNGVAVLDNLKSKIDGYSIAMITAQQGNDFNFLSMNQCRLEMSRYDVGGKITANLDYDVFVYGDRNLYRPGDSVFINTVVRNMQWQIEKSIPLKVKVILPNGRQYLSFKKEVNLQGASEIAFSLPQASMTGMYSLEVYGGNDVLLNTYRFSVEEFMPDRIRVEAKLDKKEYKPSDNFQVAVKATNLFGPPAANRNVEVELNLSKKYFYPKGYEDYTFNVKTDNTIYFDQTVNETVTDANGEAVVDFDLPTSTGIGVISGKVYTTVFDETGRPVNRISSFDLFTQNTFYGIQNFDYWVSTRKPIKINLIALNKEGQMLKSSEAEVVIKRYYWETVMEKSGRRLYYNSQKREQVVLSKKIQIKGKSSYLNFSPANSGEYEIRVMSSNGQGYVYRKFFAYGWADTEYTSFEVSKEGEISIEKDKESYLKGEKAELLFKSPFEGKLIVTVERAGIMDYYHLDTKNKAAKLTLPLTNEHIPNVYITATALKRIDDRDIFLTIAHGVTNLVVEDKSNLLDVAITAVEKSRSKAKQKITVKTKPGAEVTIAIVDEGILQMTNYHSPNPYEFFYQRRALEVNSYDLYKYLYPEVGQSSSSAGDVSLDLSKRVNPLTNKRVKLLSLWSGQLKANSKGECTFEAWLPKFSGAVRIMAVAYKDNQFGSAEKEMKVADPIVISSALPRILSPGDKLVFPITLTNTTTKSTKAKVTISVNGPVKIDGDITQSIQLNANSEGLLAFQLIADKAIGNAEIKVKVSALNEHFSDETNVPVRPAAG